One segment of Pseudomonas sp. FP2196 DNA contains the following:
- a CDS encoding phosphoglycolate phosphatase — MSGFEQLFPGKLPRLVMFDLDGTLIDSVPDLAAAVDNMLLSLGRQPAGIESVREWVGNGAPVLVRRALAGGIDHSAVDDVEAERALEVFMEAYGASHELTVVYPGVRDTLKWLHKQGVAMALITNKPERFVAPLLDQMKIGRYFKWIIGGDTLPQKKPDPAALFFVMKMANIPASQSLFVGDSRSDVLAAKAAGVKCVALSYGYNHGRPIAEESPALVIDDLRKLIPGCLDLAGGITLPDAVQPPAGNAIVVVTRKLWMKVIKALARWRWRA; from the coding sequence ATGAGCGGTTTTGAGCAGCTGTTTCCGGGCAAACTGCCACGGTTGGTGATGTTCGATCTGGATGGCACGCTGATCGACTCGGTTCCCGACCTGGCGGCGGCGGTGGACAACATGCTGCTCAGCCTCGGCCGCCAGCCTGCGGGCATCGAGTCGGTGCGCGAGTGGGTCGGCAACGGCGCGCCAGTGTTGGTGCGTCGTGCGCTGGCCGGCGGTATTGATCACTCGGCCGTCGACGACGTCGAGGCCGAGCGCGCGCTGGAAGTGTTCATGGAGGCCTATGGCGCCAGCCATGAGCTGACCGTGGTCTATCCCGGCGTGCGCGACACCCTGAAATGGCTGCACAAGCAGGGCGTGGCGATGGCACTGATCACCAACAAGCCGGAGCGTTTCGTCGCACCGCTGCTGGATCAGATGAAGATCGGCCGCTACTTCAAGTGGATCATTGGTGGCGACACCCTGCCGCAGAAGAAGCCTGATCCGGCGGCGCTGTTCTTCGTGATGAAAATGGCCAACATTCCGGCCTCGCAATCGCTGTTCGTCGGCGACTCGCGCAGCGATGTGCTGGCGGCGAAAGCGGCGGGGGTCAAATGCGTGGCGCTGAGTTATGGCTATAACCATGGCCGGCCAATTGCCGAAGAATCCCCGGCGCTGGTGATCGACGACCTGCGCAAGCTAATTCCCGGTTGCCTGGATCTGGCCGGTGGGATAACGTTGCCCGACGCTGTTCAACCCCCTGCTGGAAACGCCATCGTGGTGGTCACTCGCAAACTCTGGATGAAAGTCATCAAGGCCCTGGCCCGCTGGCGTTGGCGCGCCTGA
- the trpC gene encoding indole-3-glycerol phosphate synthase TrpC, whose protein sequence is MSVPTVLENILARKVQEVAERSARVSLSELESLAKAADAPRGFAQALLAQAKKKQPAVIAEIKKASPSKGVIRENFVPADIAKSYEKGGATCLSVLTDIDYFQGADAYLQQARAACKLPVIRKDFMIDPYQIVEARALGADCVLLIVSALDDVKMAELASVAKGVGLDVLVEVHDGDELERALKTLDTPLVGVNNRNLHTFDVSLETTLDLLPRIPRDRLVITESGILNRADVELMEISDVYAFLVGEAFMRAENPGTELQRLFFPERGTSISGSTLD, encoded by the coding sequence ATGAGTGTACCGACGGTTCTGGAAAACATTCTGGCGCGCAAAGTTCAGGAAGTCGCCGAGCGTAGCGCTCGTGTCAGCCTGAGCGAGCTGGAAAGTCTGGCCAAGGCGGCCGATGCACCCCGTGGTTTCGCCCAGGCTTTGCTGGCGCAGGCCAAGAAAAAACAACCGGCGGTGATTGCCGAAATCAAAAAGGCCTCGCCAAGCAAAGGCGTGATCCGCGAGAACTTTGTTCCCGCCGACATCGCCAAAAGCTACGAGAAGGGCGGGGCGACCTGTCTCTCGGTACTGACTGATATCGATTACTTCCAGGGCGCCGATGCCTATCTGCAGCAGGCCCGTGCTGCTTGCAAGCTGCCGGTGATCCGCAAGGACTTCATGATCGATCCATACCAGATCGTCGAAGCCCGTGCGCTGGGCGCCGACTGCGTGTTGTTGATCGTCTCCGCGCTGGACGACGTGAAAATGGCCGAGTTGGCTTCCGTGGCAAAAGGCGTTGGTCTCGATGTATTGGTGGAAGTGCACGACGGTGATGAGCTGGAGCGCGCGTTGAAAACCCTCGACACGCCACTGGTCGGGGTCAACAACCGTAACCTGCATACCTTCGACGTCAGCCTGGAAACCACCCTCGATCTGCTGCCGCGTATTCCGCGTGATCGCTTGGTGATTACCGAGAGCGGCATCCTCAATCGTGCCGATGTCGAACTGATGGAAATCAGCGACGTGTATGCGTTCCTGGTCGGTGAGGCGTTCATGCGCGCGGAAAACCCGGGCACTGAACTGCAGCGCCTGTTCTTCCCGGAGCGTGGTACTTCGATCAGCGGTTCGACCCTCGACTGA
- the trpE gene encoding anthranilate synthase component I, translating to MIREEFLRLAADGYNRIPLACETLADFDTPLSIYLKLADQPNSYLLESVQGGEKWGRYSIIGLPCRTVLRVHDHHVNITVDGVETESHDVEDPLAFVETFKARYNVPTIAGLPRFNGGLVGYFGYDCVRYVEKRLGKCPNPDPLGVPDILLMVSDAVVVFDNLAGKMHAIVLADPAQADAYEQGQAQLQGLLEKLRQPITPRRGLDFSKQQSADPVFRSSFTQDDYEKAVDTIKEYILAGDCMQVVPSQRMSIDFKAAPIDLYRALRCFNPTPYMYFFNFGDFHVVGSSPEVLVRVEDNLITVRPIAGTRPRGATEEADLALEEDLLSDDKEIAEHLMLIDLGRNDTGRVSEIGSVKLTEKMVIERYSNVMHIVSNVTGQLKAGLTAMDALRAILPAGTLSGAPKIRAMEIIDELEPVKRGVYGGAVGYFAWNGNMDTAIAIRTAVIKNGELHVQAGGGIVADSVPALEWEETLNKRRAMFRAVALAEQTPES from the coding sequence ATGATCCGCGAAGAATTCCTGCGCTTGGCCGCTGATGGCTACAACCGCATTCCGTTGGCCTGCGAAACCCTGGCCGACTTCGACACGCCGCTGTCGATCTACCTGAAACTGGCTGACCAGCCTAACTCCTACCTGCTCGAATCGGTGCAGGGCGGCGAGAAGTGGGGCCGTTACTCGATCATCGGTCTGCCGTGCCGCACCGTGCTGCGGGTTCACGACCATCACGTCAACATCACCGTTGATGGCGTCGAAACTGAAAGCCACGATGTTGAAGACCCGCTGGCTTTCGTCGAAACCTTCAAGGCCCGCTACAACGTGCCGACCATCGCCGGTCTGCCGCGTTTCAATGGCGGTCTGGTCGGTTACTTCGGCTATGACTGCGTGCGTTACGTGGAGAAGCGTCTGGGCAAATGCCCGAATCCTGATCCGCTGGGCGTGCCGGACATTCTGCTCATGGTTTCCGATGCGGTCGTGGTGTTCGACAACCTCGCCGGCAAGATGCACGCAATCGTGTTGGCCGACCCGGCGCAGGCCGATGCCTACGAGCAAGGTCAGGCGCAATTGCAGGGTCTGCTGGAGAAACTGCGCCAGCCGATCACCCCGCGTCGTGGCCTGGACTTCAGCAAGCAGCAATCGGCTGACCCGGTGTTCCGTTCCAGTTTCACCCAGGACGATTACGAAAAAGCTGTCGACACTATCAAGGAGTACATCCTTGCCGGTGACTGCATGCAGGTCGTGCCGTCGCAGCGTATGTCGATCGACTTCAAGGCTGCGCCGATCGATCTGTACCGCGCATTGCGTTGCTTCAACCCGACGCCGTACATGTACTTCTTCAACTTCGGTGACTTCCACGTCGTCGGCAGTTCGCCGGAAGTGCTGGTGCGGGTCGAAGACAACCTGATTACTGTGCGGCCGATTGCCGGGACGCGTCCGCGGGGTGCGACCGAAGAGGCGGATCTGGCGCTGGAAGAAGATCTGCTGTCGGACGACAAAGAGATCGCCGAGCACTTGATGCTGATCGACCTCGGTCGTAACGATACCGGTCGCGTCTCGGAAATCGGTTCGGTGAAGCTCACCGAGAAGATGGTCATCGAGCGTTATTCCAACGTGATGCACATCGTCTCCAATGTCACCGGCCAGTTGAAAGCCGGGCTGACAGCGATGGACGCGCTGCGGGCAATCTTGCCGGCAGGCACCTTGTCGGGCGCACCGAAGATTCGCGCGATGGAAATCATCGACGAACTGGAACCGGTCAAGCGTGGCGTGTATGGCGGCGCGGTGGGTTATTTCGCGTGGAACGGCAACATGGACACCGCGATTGCCATCCGTACGGCGGTGATCAAGAACGGCGAACTGCACGTGCAGGCCGGTGGCGGCATCGTTGCCGACTCGGTACCGGCGCTGGAATGGGAAGAAACCCTGAACAAGCGTCGGGCGATGTTCCGCGCCGTGGCCCTGGCCGAGCAAACCCCGGAAAGTTGA
- a CDS encoding ABC transporter permease, whose amino-acid sequence MLSPYMSPIERVWFYSLRILCGLILLFLILPVLVIVPLSFNSGSFLVYPLQGFSLQWYHDFFASAEWMRALKNSIIVAPAATVLAMIFGTLAAIGLTRGDFPGKALVMALVISPMVVPVVIIGVASYLFFAPLGLGNSFFSLIVVHAVLGVPFVIITVSATLQGFNHNLVRAAASLGASPLTAFRRVTLPLIAPGVISGALFAFATSFDEVVVTLFLAGPEQATLPRQMFSGIRENLSPTIAAAATLLIAFSVILLLTLEWLRGRSEKLRTAQV is encoded by the coding sequence ATGCTGAGTCCTTACATGTCGCCCATTGAACGGGTGTGGTTCTACAGCTTGCGGATCCTCTGCGGCTTGATTCTGTTGTTCCTGATTTTGCCGGTGCTGGTGATCGTGCCGCTGTCGTTCAACTCGGGCAGTTTTCTGGTGTACCCGCTGCAAGGCTTCTCGCTGCAGTGGTATCACGACTTCTTCGCCTCGGCGGAATGGATGCGCGCGCTGAAGAACAGCATCATCGTCGCCCCGGCCGCGACGGTGCTGGCAATGATCTTCGGCACGCTGGCGGCGATCGGCCTGACTCGCGGCGACTTCCCCGGCAAAGCACTGGTGATGGCGCTGGTGATTTCGCCGATGGTGGTACCAGTGGTGATTATTGGTGTGGCGAGTTACCTGTTCTTTGCTCCGCTGGGGCTAGGTAATAGCTTCTTCTCGTTGATCGTGGTGCATGCGGTGCTGGGTGTGCCGTTTGTGATCATCACCGTGTCGGCGACGTTGCAGGGGTTCAACCACAACCTGGTGCGTGCCGCAGCCAGCCTTGGCGCTTCGCCGTTGACCGCGTTCCGTCGGGTGACGTTGCCGCTGATTGCGCCGGGTGTGATTTCCGGTGCGTTGTTTGCCTTTGCGACGTCGTTTGATGAGGTGGTGGTGACGTTGTTTCTGGCCGGGCCTGAGCAGGCGACGTTGCCTCGGCAGATGTTCAGCGGGATTCGAGAGAACCTCAGTCCGACGATTGCCGCTGCAGCCACGTTGCTGATCGCGTTCTCGGTCATCCTGTTGCTGACGCTGGAATGGTTGCGCGGCCGCAGCGAAAAACTGCGTACTGCTCAGGTCTGA
- the trpD gene encoding anthranilate phosphoribosyltransferase, with protein sequence MNIKTALSRIVDHLDLSTDEMRDVMREIMTGQCTEAQIGAFMMAMRMKSESIDEIVGAVSVMRELADQVELKTLDGVVDVVGTGGDGANIFNVSTASSFVVAAAGCTVAKHGNRAVSGKSGSADLLEAAGIYLNLTPVQVARCIDNVGIGFMFAQTHHKAMKYAAGPRRDLGLRTLFNMLGPLTNPAGVKHQVVGVFNQALCRPLAEVLQRLGSKHVLVVHSKDGLDEFSLAAPTFVAELKNNEITEYWVEPEDLGMKSQSLHGLSVDGPEASLALIRDALGKRKTENGQKAAEMIVLNAGAALYAADVASSLKQGVELAHDALHTGLAREKLEELGAFTAVFKVENEG encoded by the coding sequence ATGAATATCAAGACAGCCCTGAGCCGTATCGTCGATCACCTCGACCTCAGCACCGATGAAATGCGTGACGTGATGCGCGAAATCATGACCGGCCAGTGCACCGAGGCACAGATCGGCGCGTTCATGATGGCCATGCGCATGAAGAGCGAGAGCATCGACGAGATTGTCGGCGCCGTATCGGTAATGCGTGAGCTGGCCGATCAGGTCGAACTCAAGACCCTCGACGGCGTGGTCGATGTGGTGGGTACCGGCGGTGACGGTGCGAATATTTTCAACGTATCCACTGCTTCTTCTTTTGTTGTGGCGGCAGCGGGTTGCACCGTGGCCAAGCACGGCAACCGCGCGGTTTCGGGCAAGAGTGGCAGTGCCGACTTGCTCGAAGCTGCCGGCATCTACCTGAACCTGACGCCGGTGCAGGTTGCCCGTTGCATCGACAACGTCGGCATCGGTTTCATGTTCGCCCAGACACACCACAAAGCCATGAAGTACGCCGCCGGCCCGCGCCGCGATCTCGGCCTGCGTACGCTGTTCAACATGCTCGGCCCGCTTACGAATCCGGCCGGTGTCAAACATCAGGTGGTGGGTGTGTTCAATCAGGCGCTCTGCCGCCCATTGGCTGAAGTTTTGCAACGTCTGGGCAGCAAGCATGTGCTGGTGGTGCATTCGAAGGACGGTCTGGACGAATTCAGTCTGGCGGCGCCGACTTTTGTTGCCGAGTTGAAGAACAACGAGATCACTGAGTATTGGGTCGAGCCGGAAGATCTGGGCATGAAGAGCCAGAGCCTGCACGGTCTGTCGGTCGACGGCCCGGAAGCTTCGCTGGCGTTGATTCGCGATGCGCTGGGCAAGCGCAAGACTGAAAACGGCCAGAAAGCTGCCGAGATGATTGTGCTCAACGCCGGTGCAGCGCTGTACGCCGCCGACGTGGCCAGCAGTTTGAAACAGGGCGTGGAGCTTGCGCACGACGCCCTGCACACGGGTCTTGCTCGGGAAAAACTCGAGGAGCTGGGTGCCTTTACCGCGGTATTCAAAGTGGAGAATGAGGGATGA
- a CDS encoding aminodeoxychorismate/anthranilate synthase component II: MLLMIDNYDSFTYNVVQYLGELGAEVKVVRNDELTIAEIEALKPERIVVSPGPCTPTEAGISIDAIKHFAGKLPILGVCLGHQSIGQAFGGDVVRARQVMHGKTSPVFHEDKGVFQGLNHPLTVTRYHSLIVKHDTLPDCLELTAWTQHDDGSVDEIMGLRHKTLNIEGVQFHPESILTEQGHELFANFLKQTGGTR, encoded by the coding sequence ATGTTGCTGATGATCGACAACTACGACTCCTTTACTTACAACGTTGTGCAATACCTCGGCGAGCTGGGTGCCGAGGTCAAAGTCGTGCGCAACGATGAATTGACCATTGCTGAAATCGAAGCGCTCAAGCCCGAGCGCATCGTCGTGTCCCCAGGCCCTTGCACGCCGACCGAAGCCGGCATCTCTATCGACGCCATCAAGCACTTCGCCGGCAAACTGCCGATCCTCGGCGTCTGCCTCGGCCACCAGTCCATCGGTCAAGCCTTTGGTGGTGATGTGGTGCGTGCCCGCCAGGTGATGCACGGTAAGACTAGTCCGGTATTCCACGAGGACAAGGGCGTTTTCCAAGGCTTGAATCATCCGCTGACCGTTACCCGCTATCACTCGCTGATCGTCAAGCACGATACTTTGCCCGATTGCCTTGAGCTGACCGCGTGGACCCAACACGATGATGGTTCGGTCGACGAAATCATGGGCCTGCGTCACAAGACCCTGAACATTGAGGGCGTACAGTTCCACCCCGAGTCGATCCTGACCGAACAGGGCCATGAACTGTTTGCCAACTTCCTCAAACAAACCGGCGGCACGCGCTAA
- a CDS encoding lipoate--protein ligase family protein, with amino-acid sequence MSLPTPLTIEAGLQAEQDLLASVCAGEAEFGLLFWQPSDRALVMPRRLNRLPGFDHACEVSATAGWPVLLRETGGEPVPQSAATINIALVYAPPRSEGDLNRIETGYRRLCDPICQLLDELGGTSSLGEIEGAFCDGRFNVNLDGRKMVGTAQRWRQSQGGQRPVGLVHGAMLVDNERDSMVAAVNRFNEACGLEQRVRAQSHIALHEKFNAPQALARLDELFRSMLAQMYSV; translated from the coding sequence ATGTCGCTGCCAACCCCGCTGACCATCGAAGCCGGCCTGCAAGCCGAACAAGACTTGCTGGCCTCGGTCTGCGCCGGCGAGGCCGAATTCGGCCTGTTGTTCTGGCAACCCAGCGATCGCGCCTTGGTCATGCCGCGCCGCCTTAATCGTCTGCCGGGTTTCGACCACGCCTGCGAAGTCTCCGCTACTGCCGGTTGGCCGGTCCTCCTGCGCGAAACCGGCGGCGAGCCCGTCCCGCAATCAGCAGCAACTATCAACATTGCATTGGTCTACGCCCCGCCACGCAGCGAAGGCGATCTCAACCGTATCGAAACCGGCTACCGCCGTCTGTGCGATCCGATCTGCCAATTGCTGGATGAGTTGGGCGGCACTTCGTCATTGGGAGAAATTGAAGGCGCGTTCTGTGACGGTCGCTTCAACGTCAACCTCGACGGCCGCAAAATGGTCGGCACCGCTCAGCGCTGGCGCCAGAGTCAGGGCGGACAGCGTCCGGTAGGGCTGGTGCACGGTGCGATGCTGGTGGATAACGAGCGGGATTCGATGGTGGCAGCGGTCAATCGATTCAACGAAGCCTGTGGTCTGGAGCAGCGGGTACGCGCGCAAAGCCACATTGCCCTGCATGAAAAATTCAACGCACCACAGGCCTTGGCGCGTCTCGATGAGTTGTTTCGTTCAATGCTGGCGCAGATGTACAGCGTTTAA
- the rpe gene encoding ribulose-phosphate 3-epimerase: MQPFVIAPSILSADFARLGEEVDNVLAAGADFVHFDVMDNHYVPNLTIGPMVCAALRKYGVTAPIDAHLMVSPVDRIVGDFIEAGATYITFHPEATLHVDRSLQLIREGGCKSGLVFNPATPLDVLKYVIDKVDMVLLMSVNPGFGGQKFIPGTLDKLREARAIIDASGRDIRLEIDGGVNVNNIREIAAAGADTFVAGSAIFNAPNYQEVIDKMRSELALARP, translated from the coding sequence ATGCAGCCCTTCGTAATTGCTCCGTCGATTCTCTCTGCCGACTTCGCCCGCCTCGGCGAAGAAGTGGACAACGTCCTCGCCGCCGGTGCCGACTTCGTTCACTTCGATGTCATGGACAACCACTACGTGCCGAACCTGACCATCGGTCCGATGGTGTGCGCCGCGTTGCGCAAGTACGGCGTCACCGCGCCGATCGACGCGCACCTGATGGTCAGCCCGGTGGATCGCATCGTTGGCGACTTCATCGAGGCCGGCGCTACTTACATCACCTTCCACCCGGAAGCCACGCTGCACGTTGATCGCTCGTTGCAGCTGATCCGCGAGGGCGGCTGCAAATCCGGTCTGGTGTTCAACCCGGCGACCCCGCTGGACGTGCTCAAGTACGTGATCGACAAAGTCGACATGGTCTTGCTGATGAGCGTCAACCCAGGCTTTGGCGGGCAGAAGTTCATTCCCGGCACCCTCGACAAACTGCGTGAAGCGCGGGCGATCATCGATGCGTCGGGCCGTGACATCCGTCTGGAAATCGACGGCGGCGTCAACGTCAACAACATCCGTGAAATCGCTGCCGCTGGCGCTGACACCTTTGTTGCCGGCTCGGCGATCTTCAACGCGCCGAACTATCAGGAAGTCATCGACAAGATGCGTTCCGAACTGGCACTGGCACGCCCATGA
- a CDS encoding iron-containing alcohol dehydrogenase, whose product MSLSQFKIAHKLITGAGAIEQLAAELTRLDIDNPLIVTDAALVKSGTVELALCQLGGREYEIFDRVLPDPEIAIVEDCMRVYREGGHDGLIGLGGGSAIDIAKSVAAYAGYHGALEDLFGVEQVPRKGPPLIAIPTTAGTGSEVTNVAILSDKVAQLKKGIVSDFLLPDVALVSPQMTLTCPRSVTAASGVDALVHAIESYLSVNASPITDSLAIGAIKLIANALPKAYANGANLQAREDMATASLMAGMAFGNAGVGAVHALAYPLGGRFNIAHGVSNALLLPYVMTWNKMACVERMQDIAEAMGVKTAHLSASEAADKAVQAMTDLCVAVEIPVGLRSFGVPEDAIPAMAVEAAGIERLMRNNPRKLSAIDIEKIYRAAY is encoded by the coding sequence ATGAGTCTTTCCCAGTTCAAAATCGCTCACAAACTGATCACCGGCGCCGGGGCCATCGAGCAACTGGCAGCCGAACTGACGCGACTCGACATCGACAACCCGCTGATCGTCACCGACGCCGCGCTGGTCAAATCCGGCACCGTGGAGCTGGCGCTGTGCCAATTGGGCGGGCGCGAGTACGAGATTTTTGACCGGGTGCTGCCGGATCCGGAAATCGCCATCGTCGAAGACTGCATGCGTGTCTATCGCGAGGGCGGGCATGACGGCTTGATCGGTCTCGGTGGCGGCAGTGCCATCGACATCGCCAAGAGTGTCGCGGCCTATGCCGGTTATCACGGCGCGCTGGAAGATCTGTTCGGCGTCGAACAGGTGCCACGCAAAGGCCCGCCGCTGATCGCCATACCGACCACCGCCGGCACCGGTTCGGAAGTGACCAACGTCGCCATCCTTTCCGACAAAGTTGCGCAACTGAAGAAAGGCATCGTCAGCGACTTTCTATTACCGGACGTGGCGCTGGTCAGCCCGCAAATGACCCTGACCTGTCCGCGCAGTGTCACTGCGGCCAGTGGCGTCGATGCGCTGGTGCACGCCATCGAATCCTATCTGTCGGTGAATGCCTCGCCGATCACCGACTCCCTGGCCATCGGCGCAATAAAACTGATCGCCAACGCCTTGCCCAAGGCCTACGCCAACGGCGCCAACCTGCAAGCCCGCGAAGACATGGCCACCGCCAGCCTGATGGCCGGCATGGCGTTCGGCAACGCCGGTGTCGGCGCGGTGCATGCGCTGGCCTATCCACTGGGCGGGCGTTTCAACATCGCCCATGGCGTCAGCAATGCCTTGCTGCTGCCGTATGTCATGACCTGGAACAAGATGGCCTGCGTCGAGCGCATGCAGGATATCGCCGAGGCCATGGGGGTGAAGACCGCTCATCTGAGTGCCAGCGAAGCGGCGGACAAAGCCGTGCAGGCGATGACCGACCTGTGTGTGGCGGTGGAAATTCCCGTCGGCCTGCGCAGTTTCGGGGTACCGGAAGACGCGATCCCGGCCATGGCCGTGGAGGCCGCGGGAATCGAGCGCTTGATGCGCAATAACCCGCGCAAGCTCAGCGCCATCGATATCGAGAAGATCTACCGCGCAGCCTACTGA
- the estP gene encoding esterase EstP has product MIKQTLFVPLAGCLLALACAQANAAPNPYSNFIVFGDSLNDAGTFADSGGPAGSTERYTNRTGPVYLDGSGELYSLNSTQLLGGRLGFTADQTASSSSAVRADNGQPDGNNWAVGGYRTDQILDSITTQSATGERTRAGYLPSNGFRADPNALYYISGGGNDFLQGRILSLPQANAAADRLADSVQTLQTAGAKYVMVWLLPDVGLTPAINGTPLQAFSSQLAGQFNSQLTTRLQGINAEIIPLNIPVLLSEVFADPGRFGLATDQNLTATCFSGSSCTENARYGINSATPDPSKLIYNDGVHPTEAGQKLISDYAYSLLAAPWELTLLPEMAHATVRAHQDELRSQWQADWENWQAVGQWRAIVSAGGQHLDVDSQSSGASADGSGYNLNVGGSYRLNEAWRVGVAAGFYRQNLEAGHNDSDYKLNGYLATAFAQFQQNRWWADAALTGGKLDYDNLKRKFDLGASEGAEKGDTDGHLWAFSTRVGYDIAQPGSEWHLSPFVSADYASVDVDGYSEKSNRATALTFNDQTRDSKRLGVGIQGKYNITPQTQVFGEYAHEREYEDDVQKVNIALNTLPANDFTLEGYTPQSHLNRLSLGVSHKLTADLALRGGYTLRKDDDFTQQGVNVGVVLDF; this is encoded by the coding sequence ATGATCAAACAGACGTTGTTTGTACCGCTGGCAGGCTGCTTGCTCGCACTGGCCTGTGCCCAGGCGAATGCGGCGCCCAATCCCTATTCGAATTTCATTGTCTTCGGCGACAGCCTCAACGACGCCGGGACCTTCGCCGATAGCGGCGGCCCGGCGGGTTCTACTGAACGCTATACCAACCGTACCGGCCCGGTCTATCTGGATGGCAGCGGTGAGCTGTATTCGCTGAACTCCACCCAACTGCTGGGCGGACGCCTCGGCTTTACGGCGGATCAGACGGCCTCTTCCAGTTCGGCAGTGCGCGCCGACAATGGCCAGCCCGACGGCAATAACTGGGCGGTCGGCGGCTACCGCACGGATCAGATCCTCGATTCGATCACCACGCAATCAGCCACCGGTGAACGCACCCGCGCCGGTTACCTGCCGTCGAACGGTTTCCGTGCCGATCCGAATGCGCTGTATTACATCTCCGGTGGTGGTAACGACTTCCTGCAAGGACGTATTCTCAGCCTGCCCCAAGCCAATGCGGCGGCAGATCGACTGGCCGATAGCGTGCAAACCCTGCAAACCGCCGGCGCCAAATACGTGATGGTCTGGCTGTTGCCTGACGTCGGCCTGACTCCGGCAATCAACGGCACGCCTTTGCAAGCGTTCAGCAGTCAACTTGCCGGCCAGTTCAACAGTCAGCTGACCACCCGCCTGCAAGGCATCAACGCCGAAATCATTCCGTTGAACATTCCGGTGCTTCTGTCCGAAGTGTTTGCCGATCCAGGCCGTTTCGGCCTCGCCACAGACCAAAACCTGACCGCAACCTGCTTCAGCGGCAGCAGTTGCACGGAAAACGCCCGTTACGGCATCAACAGTGCAACACCGGATCCGAGCAAGCTGATCTACAACGACGGCGTGCACCCGACTGAAGCCGGGCAGAAACTGATTTCCGATTACGCCTATTCCCTGTTGGCTGCGCCTTGGGAATTGACGCTGCTCCCGGAAATGGCCCACGCCACCGTGCGCGCGCATCAGGATGAACTGCGCAGCCAATGGCAGGCGGACTGGGAAAACTGGCAAGCGGTCGGCCAATGGCGCGCCATTGTCTCCGCCGGCGGCCAACATCTTGATGTCGACAGCCAAAGCAGCGGCGCCAGCGCCGACGGCAGCGGTTACAACCTCAACGTGGGTGGCAGCTATCGTCTCAATGAAGCTTGGCGTGTGGGGGTAGCGGCCGGTTTCTATCGGCAGAATCTGGAGGCCGGCCATAACGATTCGGACTACAAACTCAACGGCTATCTGGCCACAGCGTTCGCCCAGTTCCAGCAAAATCGTTGGTGGGCTGACGCCGCGTTGACCGGCGGCAAGCTCGACTACGACAACCTCAAGCGCAAGTTCGATCTGGGCGCCAGCGAGGGGGCGGAGAAAGGTGATACCGATGGCCATCTGTGGGCATTCAGTACCCGTGTCGGCTACGACATCGCGCAGCCAGGCAGTGAATGGCATCTGTCGCCATTTGTCAGCGCCGATTACGCCAGTGTCGACGTCGACGGCTACTCGGAAAAGAGCAACCGCGCCACCGCGCTGACCTTCAATGACCAGACCCGCGATTCGAAGCGTTTGGGCGTCGGTATTCAGGGCAAGTACAACATCACCCCGCAAACCCAGGTGTTCGGCGAATACGCCCACGAGCGTGAGTACGAAGATGACGTGCAGAAGGTCAACATCGCGCTCAACACCCTGCCGGCCAACGACTTCACACTTGAGGGCTATACACCGCAGAGTCATTTGAACCGCTTGAGCCTGGGCGTCAGCCACAAGCTCACAGCGGATCTGGCGCTGCGTGGCGGGTACACATTGCGCAAGGATGATGACTTTACCCAGCAAGGGGTTAACGTCGGAGTGGTGCTGGACTTCTAG